The DNA region TCCTTCATCGCCATCATGGCCATGTACTCGCCGTTCTTGACGGACCAGCCGGTGAAGGCGCGGGCGCACTCCTTAATGTCGTCCTCGGTGTAGTTGCCCACACCCATCGAGAAGAGCTCGAGTATCTCGCGTCCGTAGTTCTCGTTGATGGAGTCCTTGTGGTTGGTGTGGTTGTCCAGCCAGATGATCATGGCAGGATTTCATCGAAGCGTCCCATACCGTGCCTGCGGAACGTGTCGACCTGGTTGGTGAGGGAGCCCAGGTTGTTCAGCTTATTCTCGCCGGTGGCGAACACTCCGTGCCAGAACAGCGCGATCTTCTCCTCAAGCGGGCACTGCGTCGAGATGAGCCGGTAAGCCCAGTAGGCAGCGTTGTGGCCCTGCATGGCGTGGAGGTCGACGTGGCGTCGGAAGATCAGGTCGTCAGGTATGTTGTCCGCCGACGCAGGGTTGAGGAACTGCTCCACGAGGTCCTCGTACCCGGTCTCCTCGTAGGCATCCAGCTCCTGCGGCGTGGCGCCGAACCCCGCACGCCTGGCAAGGTGGGCGATCTGGTTTCTAGTCTCAGTGGTCATGGGTGCGCTCCCTGGAGGCTTGGCCGTGGTTAGCCCTCGTAGATCTGGATGCGGTGGCGGCTGTGTTCTGTGATGTAGAGGCGGTCTTCGGCGTCGAGTCTGACTGAGACGGGGCCCCAGAATATCGGCTCTGTCTGGGATGCCGTATGGAACGGGGTCTGCAGGTGCTTGGGGAGGTCCTTGACGGCCAGGTCGGAACGGTTGCGCGCTCCGAGCTCGTCCTGGTTGACCTCCAACCACTCCACGGCCCACTTCGACAGCGTGGCCTCGCCGGTGAGCTTCTGCTGAAACTCGCCGTCGGCGTCGAGTATCTGGACTCGCTCGTTGCCCCAGTCGGCGACGCAGATCAGCCCCTCACGGGTGACCGCGACCGAGCTTGGTCTGTGGAACTGGCCCTCGCTATCGCCCGGTCTGCCGTACGCGGCTATGAACTCGCCGTCCGGCGTGAACTTCTGAATCCTGTCGTTGCGCCAGTCGGCTATGTAGAGGTCGCCGTCTGAGTCCACGGTCGCGCCCCAGGGCAGGTTGAACTGGCCGGGGCCGTCGCCGGCCAGTCCCCACGTCGTGATCGACTCGCCGTCTGGCGTCAACTTGTGAACGCGGTTGGCGTACTGCTCGACGACGAAGACGCTGCCGTCGGCGCCGTGCGCGACTCCGGCAGGTCCTGCGAGAGAGCCATAGCCATCGATGTCTGTTCCCCACTTTCGGAGGAAGTTGCCCTGGCTGTCGAAGACCTTGACCTCGTTGAGCGCCTCGTCGGTGACGTACAGGTTGTCGTGCGCGTCGAAGGCCATGCACACAGGAACGCGGAACTGGTCATCGCCGTCGCCGGGGCCTGTGGAGAACTCGCCGAGCCAGTCTTCGTCGAACGTGCATATCTGGATGCGGATGCCGCGCGGGTTCAGCCCGCCCATCCTGTTCATCACGAAGATGCGGCCGTCCGCGCTGAACGCGGTGTCGTACGGGTAGTTGAATCCGCGACCTATGGGCTGGTTGGAATTGAAACCGATGGTCTTGAGGTACTTCATGGCGTGTTCCCAGTCAGGCATTGAACTGTGTTCGGATTATACCCCGTGAACGCGGGGCTGGTCAGTACGAATGCCACCTGTCTTCGATTTCGTTGTTATGTCTGTATTAATTTCAGATATATGTATAAACTATCTGGACGACTCAGGATGTCTAAATCTATGGGCTGTGCGGACTGACAGGGTAGTGGCCTAATCTGAATGTGGGACATTACTATAGAGTGTGAATTCAGAATCGGGGGGACAGAAAGTGCGTATCGACAGCAGCGACGTGGGAGTGCCGGAAAGCTCGGTCAGCATTTACGAGGCGATCTTCGGTCGACGCAACGTAAAGGAATTCACTGGAGAGCCTGTTTCCGACGAGACTCTTGAGAGAATGTTCTCGGCCGCGATCTGGGCCCCGAATCACAGGCTGACCAACCCAACGCGTTTCTTCACTATCCGTAAGGACAGCGAACTACGAAAGAAGATCGCGGAGACAGCTTGGCAGACCGCCTACGATGGAGTGGTCAACCCCAATCCCGATCAGAAGAAGAGGTCAGCGGACGCCAGCAGGGACCGCGTACTGAACGCGCCCGCCAT from Dehalococcoidia bacterium includes:
- a CDS encoding DUF1800 family protein; this translates as MTTETRNQIAHLARRAGFGATPQELDAYEETGYEDLVEQFLNPASADNIPDDLIFRRHVDLHAMQGHNAAYWAYRLISTQCPLEEKIALFWHGVFATGENKLNNLGSLTNQVDTFRRHGMGRFDEILP
- a CDS encoding NHL repeat-containing protein — protein: MPDWEHAMKYLKTIGFNSNQPIGRGFNYPYDTAFSADGRIFVMNRMGGLNPRGIRIQICTFDEDWLGEFSTGPGDGDDQFRVPVCMAFDAHDNLYVTDEALNEVKVFDSQGNFLRKWGTDIDGYGSLAGPAGVAHGADGSVFVVEQYANRVHKLTPDGESITTWGLAGDGPGQFNLPWGATVDSDGDLYIADWRNDRIQKFTPDGEFIAAYGRPGDSEGQFHRPSSVAVTREGLICVADWGNERVQILDADGEFQQKLTGEATLSKWAVEWLEVNQDELGARNRSDLAVKDLPKHLQTPFHTASQTEPIFWGPVSVRLDAEDRLYITEHSRHRIQIYEG
- a CDS encoding nitroreductase; this translates as MRIDSSDVGVPESSVSIYEAIFGRRNVKEFTGEPVSDETLERMFSAAIWAPNHRLTNPTRFFTIRKDSELRKKIAETAWQTAYDGVVNPNPDQKKRSADASRDRVLNAPAMTYVYSLPGDNEEVTQENYATSCCAVHNMALAAFAEGLSIDWSTGGLTRLPELSQTLGADEDWTMVGVVFAGKPTEIPSTQRTSHSEVVTWLE